From a single Drosophila sulfurigaster albostrigata strain 15112-1811.04 chromosome 3, ASM2355843v2, whole genome shotgun sequence genomic region:
- the LOC133843314 gene encoding acid-sensing ion channel 4-A, giving the protein MTHQVGKEKKSKPQAEDSLVPAEHDWWAEFCQESSVHGMPYLARRDLHWTERIFWLLTIVAATYYAISSCFLQWKRFRDNPLVYEYEYIYMLRNFSLPGITICTLFPRLTNADKLIYDTWNVKPNEDIAKGDYYRSFLVTLTNVQYNNMQILEPYEKDPTLADIDIVKLLLELHKEISPAVNKSNEPQPLVPNLTEMGLCQTNSRLTRYGNPYGKLKDMKVIPVRNGSFFSPTQIQLKPYYNYTVVQLFMHDVNEMMLPQDRRTVSVYTGIKVFYSIRVKLNTISAEDEVTHVPIAYRKCRYTNEANLKYYSVYYPSLCRMECRINRALELCKCKPFFYAAGPKNVICNINGMLCLQRRKWLDKPCDCLPLCKENSFIVTEDLGQNSGGDDYKGEGYERMIQIHVELPKMGMKRRVVFSTDQLIMSFGGAIGLFLGASFMTIYGLIYLVLYFIIVKCKSTTFCKKKATVQNA; this is encoded by the exons ATGACGCATCAAGTCGGGAAGGAGAAAAAGAGCAAGCCACAAGCGGAAGATTCTCTTGTGCCCGCAGAGCACGATTGGTGGGCAGAGTTTTGCCAGGAATCTTCGGTACATGGGATGCCGTATTTGGCTCGCAGGGATCTGCATTGGACCGAACGAATATTCTGGTTGCTGACTATTGTGGCAGCCACTTACTATGCGATCAGCAGTTGCTTTTTGCAATGGAAGCGTTTTCGCGATAATCCCCTCGTTTACGAATATGAATACATTTATATGCTCCGCAATTTCTCTTTGCCGGGAATCACAATTTGTACGTTATTCCCCAGACTAACAAACGCAGATAAACTGATTTACGA CACTTGGAATGTAAAACCAAACGAAGACATAGCAAAGGGCGATTATTATCGCTCCTTTCTGGTTACACTAACAAACGTGCAGTACAACAACATGCAAATTCTGGAGCCCTACGAAAAAGATCCGACTCTGGCGGACATTGACATAGTTAAACTATTGCTAGAACTGCATAAGGAAATCAGTCCTGCGGTTAACAAAAGCAACGAACCTCAACCGCTTGTACCGAACCTCACCGAAATGGGACTGTGTCAGACGAACTCCAGACTAACTCGCTATGGAAATCCATATGGAAAGCT AAAGGATATGAAAGTGATACCGGTAAGAAATGGCAGCTTTTTCAGTCCCACTCAGATACAGCTAAAGCCATACTATAACTACACCGTAGTGCAATTG TTCATGCATGATGTCAACGAGATGATGCTGCCTCAAGATCGTCGCACGGTGAGCGTCTATACAGGTATCAAAGTATTCTATTCGATAAGGGTAAAGCTTAACACAATATCGGCTGAGGATGAAGTGACTCATGTGCCCATTGCCTATCGCAAGTGTCGCTATACCAATGAAGCTAACCTCAAGTATTACAGT GTTTATTATCCTAGTCTGTGTCGCATGGAGTGTCGCATCAATCGCGCCCTGGAACTGTGCAAATGTAAACCATTCTTCTATGCCGCTGGACCCAAAAATGTAATCTGCAATATCAATGGAATGCTGTGTTTGCAGCGCAGAAAGTGGCTGGACAAACCCTGTGATTGCTTGCCCTTATGTAAAGAGAATAGCTTCATTGTCACAGAAGATCTCGGTCAGAATTCA GGCGGCGACGATTACAAAGGTGAAGGTTATGAACGAATGATCCAAATCCATGTGGAGTTGCCCAAAATGGGCATGAAGCGCAGAGTTGTCTTTAGCACGGATCAACTGATTATGTCCTTTGGCGGTGCTATTGGACTTTTTCTAGGTGCTAGCTTCATGACCATATATGGcttgatatatttggtattgtATTTCATAATAGTCAAATGCAAATCTACGACTTTTTGTAAGAAAAAAGCTACAGTACAAAATGCTTAG
- the LOC133843392 gene encoding uncharacterized protein LOC133843392, producing the protein MWIILFVMFYCCCGCLSGSVNDYKLVIDDPDVFMPCKEAPPDALDVTGLFNMDQLEFALDGETIHIEGNTTLVWDIEPDDRVAVSGRLLHFERGNWEPTIFSIASNDFCSIMYDKDQYWYQYWTQFVIDTDEVRTKCVNHKGTVMQHNPFDVNMTFTNVRATLDGNYKFVLTMEAFDEKKVKRPTSICFEIKGDMEKI; encoded by the exons ATGTGGATAATATTGTTCGTTATGTTCTACTGCTGTTGCGGTTGCCTTTCGGGCTCCGTCAATGACTACAAGCTGGTTATAGACGATCCGGACGTTTTCATGCCCTGCAAGGAAGCGCCTCCTGATGCTTTAGATGTCACGGGCCTGTTCAACATGGACCAGCTGGAATTTGCTCTCGATGGGGAGACTATCCATATAGAGGGAAATACGACATTAGTCTGGGATATCGAACCAGATGATCGAGTTGCG GTATCGGGTAGATTGTTGCATTTCGAGCGAGGAAATTGGGAGCCAACCATCTTTAGCATTGCCTCGAATGACTTCTGTAGTATTATGTACGATAAGGATCAGTATTGGTATCAATATTGGACTCAATTTGTGATAGATACTGATGAAGTGCGAACTAAATGTGTCAACCATAAAGGA ACCGTGATGCAGCACAATCCTTTTGACGTCAATATGACATTTACAAATGTGCGTGCTACTTTGGATGGCAATTACAAATTCGTTCTTACTATGGAGGCCTTTGATGAAAAGAAAGTTAAGCGGCCAACCAGCATTTGCTTTGAGATCAAAGGAGATATggagaaaatataa